TCATCGAGGTAGCATCCACCACGCCTCCATCTTCCGCAATAGCTAGCTTTTACAAAAACCTCTGAGCCATGAAAGTTCAAAACCGTATACCAATTCGTTGTGGACGTCTGCACAGGAAATATTACTTGGGTCATCATTTCCTGGCCAAGATGTTATGAACATCTGCTCTACTTTGCACAAGTCCACCACATCGGTTGCGTTCGTTCTGCCAACCTTAACATATCTATATCTCTTGAAATGAGAAATAGAAGAGTTGGAAGGGTACTGATCTCCATTGTCAATATTGCAAGTAGAAGCGTCCAAATAGAATGGAGAATTCACTGGTTTTTCACAGCTCATCCAAACCACACTCCATGATAGTTCGGAAAAGGAAATCCCCTCGTACTCTGTCCTCTTCAGCAGATAAGTGGTATATGCAGAAGGATATTGACTGAAATTATGGCGATTTAAAGAATAACTCGGGGTGGAGGAGTAATTATCCTTCTGTATACCTGAGTCCACGATCCGGATAGTGtagttattgtaattgatttccTGTACGtagtattttctttcaaacaagGATAGTACCGTATGATTGTTCTCATCACACGACAGTTCATAGCTTGACTCCCCGCACTTTTCTGGGTCGTTCTTCAATCGAAACGGAAAGCTTATGTTGTGGATGTTGCCACAGGAAGAAGGGGCACAGTGATGATTAACCTTAGCAGTAGCACTACAAGTTTCATGGACTAGAACAAGAGCAATAAAGGCCGTGAGTACTGCACTCAACGTTAATCCTCCTGCCATTGAGGTAGATGAATTTTTCCGATAGtacataaacatataaaataaaaacttctttGTGGTACCGTGTTAAAAATATCTTCCAACAAGAAAGTGAAAATTAGAGTTTCCACTGGATGAAGGTGATGCGCAATTTCGTGGTAGTCAAACAATATCAACATCAATATCTGACGTTAGCACACACGTCATCATGATAATAATTTGGATACAGCGTTTTCAGTTTGCGTCCGCGTTTTCAGTTTACGCgttttggctttttttatttagccgTGATTTTTTACTTTAGTGTACAGTGCACATGATAGCGTTGTCAATTTGCGTCCGCGATTTCAGTGTACATCAGTGTACTATTCAACAACTTCTTATTAAGAGGGCGTTTGGATTGCCCGTTTATCTGCGTTCATGTTTGGTGCTgcgttttctttgtttgtttgtttgtttgtttttttttttttttttttctgcccGTATAAGTTGACTTTGGTGgacaaaaattactgttttGCACGGTAGTAATACTGTTTacgcattaaaaaatattaaaaataggttcacggtacttttcacacatttaaaaattattttgctacagtattttcagttttcagtttcagcaacaataaactcaatccaaacggaccctaaaaaaatgaattttatgacattatttatgtatttaaaaattattttactataatatttttaattttcaactaaataaactatATTTAAACGGATCCATAATTATATTATTCCCACGCTAGCATGCTTGTTATTAATTACTCCAAATTTGTTAGGAACGGGTGAGCATACCATAATAATTCATATACGCTCCATCAAAGTTAGTCTTTTGATATCTGGGAGAGCGAGAAGCCTTTCCAGACCACAGATATGGATATTTCCCTAAGAATAGTTATCCCAACCTTACTGTTGTTTGTGCTTTTCATCGTAGACCTTGGAGAAGGCCACAAATGGTGTCCCGAAGTTCGGTGTGGAGACCATGGCCCAGACGTCCGATTTCCTTTCCAACTCATCAAAGACAGGCAGCCAGACCACCACGGTGGCTTTGATCTCTACTGCAATGATAAAGATGATACGGTGCTTGAGCTGTCAACTTCAGTAAAAgcctttgttaaaaaaattgattacaaaTCTCAGTCAATTGAAGTAACTGACTCAGATGGCTGCTTTCCACGGAAAATCCGGGGACTCAAACTCAATTTATCTTCTTCGTCTTTCCAATTCAAAAATGATCTTTCTGACTATGCCCTTTTCAAATGTACGCCAGATACAGAATCTTCTTCTTATCTGATTCCTTGTCTTAGTAGCTTTTCAACCTCAGTTTATGCTTTTCCTTCGGAGAGAGACATCGACGACTTGTCCATATTATCATGTACAAAGATGTATAGCGTTTCATCAGTTCCATTTTATATATGGCGTTCTCATTCTCTTCAATTGACTTGGTCCGGATCGGAGTGCGGACGCGGTGAAGTGAAAGGCAATAACTGTAGATTCGAGGAAAATAGCACTGATGTCAGAACTGAGTGCAAAGACAAAGGTACGTATTGTATTATTTCTACCCAATTTCCACTTCTATTATCACACAAGTTCTTCACGTTTCAAGCCAACATGTATTTGATTTTATCAACCTCAGTTTATAAATGCTCTGCGACGGTAATTTCCTGTAACCAGTCATGGGGTGCTAAGTTGTGTCTCAATTGTTATGAATCAGCCCCCAGGTCACCAGTCACGTTCCACCACGTCGCTGGTGGCTTCAAGGAACCCACCCCATCACAGCTGGTCAtccattcttcttccttcttcttcgttttgtATCGTACTCtgtttcttccttttattttctgtgtTATCTGCCCGTTTGAACTTCACTGCTTTGTTAGTTAATTTGTTTTGTGTCATTTTTTAANNNNNNNNNNNNNNNNNNNNNNNNNNNNNNNNNNNNNNNNNNNNNNNNNNNNNNNNNNNNNNNNNNNNNNNNNNNNNNNNNNNNNNNNNNNNNNNNNNNNNNNNNNNNNNNNNNNNNNNNNNNNNNNNNNNNNNNNNNNNNNNNNNNNNNNNNNNNNNNNNNNNNNNNNNNNNNNNNNNNNNNNNNNNNNNNNNNNNNNNNNNNNNNNNNNNNNNNNNNNNNNNNNNNNNNNNNNNNNNNNNNNNNNNNNNNNNNNNNNNNNNNNNNNNNNNNNNNNNNNNNNNNNNNNNNNNNNNNNNNNNNNNNNNNNNNNNNNNNNNNNNNNNNNNNNNNNNNNNNNNNNNNNNNNNNNNNNNNNNNNNNNNNNNNNNNNNNNNNNNNNNNNNNNNNNNNNNNNNNNNNNNNNNNNNNNNNNNNNNNNNNNNNNNNNNNNNNNNNNNNNNNNNNNNNNNNNNNNNNNNNNNNNNNNNNNNNNNNNNNNNNNNNNNNNNNNNNNNNNNNNNNNNNNNNNNNNNNNNNNNNNNNNNNNNNNNNNNNNNNNNNNNNNNNNNNNNNNNNNNNNNNNNNNNNNNNNNNNNNNNNNNNNNNNNNNNNNNNNNNNNNNNNNNNNNNNNNNNNNNNNNNNNNNNNNNNNNNNNNNNNNNNNNNNNNNNNNNNNNNNNNNNNNNNNNNNNNNNNNNNNNNNNNNNNNNNNNNNNNNNNNNNNNNNNNNNNNNNNNNNNNNNNNNNNNNNNNNNNNNNNNNNNNNNNNNNNNNNNNNNNNNNNNNNNNNNNNNNNNNNNNNNNNNNNNNNNNNNNNNNNNNNNNNNNNNNNNNNNNNNNNNNNNNNNNNNNNNNNNNNNNNNNNNNNNNNNNNNNNNNNNNNNNNNNNNNNNNNNNNNNNNNNNNNNNNNNNNNNNNNNNNNNNNNNNNNNNNNNNNNNNNNNNNNNNNNNNNNNNNNNNNNNNNNNNNNNNNNNNNNNNNNNNNNNNNNNNNNNNNNNNNNNNNNNNNNNNNNNNNGATatctatctatactattatttaaggagttttccctgtttggattcctcattttttagttcaaaaatacccctacacccctatgtttaagtagagacaaaactaaaggacaatccGGTAAAAATCCAActttaactcccactaaaacattgcctaaaaaataggatcactctcctattaatttttaaattgttttatccacttataaattagattttcaaaataaaaattatttatatatatagaataaaaaaaaaaaactctacaaaataggatcactaaccaaaaaaaaaaaaagcctcattgcACGCGCGGAGcgcatgtgatgaggctagtagtagataaagtaggtttttaaatcgtaaaatataaacttttatcAATACTAGTGCTCTTAGTAATAAAAAATGCTAGTAACGAGTAAGAACAAATTAATTGCTCATGTAGCGGTAAGAAAGAAATGTGAAGCCAAATGTAACCGAATTCTCTCCCaaaatcttccaaaaaaaaaaaaaaagaattctctcccaaattttgtaaaataaaatatttaagtgTGTAGCACATAGcaacttgtatatatatatttttctaaattattatatgcataattactaattttagcaattttgttctataaaattatactttacccctttaataatattattgatttttttttaagagtaatgttataactacaaacttttctacaatatttttataaagtgtttaggtagcaaattcttattggtttgcatTTGGACCCACcacttataattgttttttacttaccaataaccagTAACCACATTATAGATTTGTAAAAAGTGTTTAtaactctagcatttttctcattttgaataccataaaaaaaaatctatagatctaaaatctaaaacaaaatatacacacccaaaaaacatagcccaaaaccaaaaattatcaatagtaaagttaaaaaaaattaagctcaatcaaacaattttactgaaattaagttgaataaaccaatttTTCCTTACCCAATAGCAGACGCATGCAtcaaagacacaaaaaaaaaaaaaaaaaaaaaactcaacgaTTAAGCAGCAATAGAGCTGGAGGCTAGAGCCACTACAAACAGCCAACAACAGAGCCGCTCCACTAATGCCAAGTCCTGGCTCCGTCCCTGACATATAGCCCAAGTTGTTGGAAAAATGATCTTATCCTTGTATTGTGAGGTTTTCGCTGCATGCAATGGAAACAAGAGATACCACCTGGCTTGTGTTGGCTTATACTGATGGCCACACTATATAACACTATATTAACTCTTCATTTCTGCTATTTTGACAATTACAAATGTGATGCCTCATATTTAATTGGATATTGACTAATTGTGTGTTGTGTGATAAGTCTCACATCAAGCACATACTAAGTTGATTTGGActttattaataactaccatgattttgaaacttgaaCCGATCAAAGaactgaaaaagagagaggttcAACCTCTTTAAGGTTGGACTAGGGTTCAACTAAGGTCAAACCATGTTgtgtccttttttttattaaatttaattcataaattgtgtttatatataataattttctatatcttactattaaatttatttcataattgtgtctaaatataataattttctatatCTTACCAAATTAATCATCATTAACATgctggacatgcatatatcaaCCTAGAAAAACCAGGTTCAAATCCTGGTGCTGACTAATTTCAACAAACATCATATGGTCTAAACAGTAACCTAAAAAATCAGCCTTTAGGATAGTTCACAGTTAACCACGTTAGACCGCCAACCGGGTCCAGGCTTGGCAACACTAGACAACTACAACgaaccttaatttgattagtttttttttaaagtatagaGCAAATGTGACTAGCATTTTTCCTTATGTCCTTACGAGGAATACctaatatttaaaattgaagaacatcccaaaacttttttattttttataatcataATAATGGGGGAGGGGAATTTACACTTTGATTCTCCTAATTAAGAAGATGGATTTTGTCACTAAATTAGACAAAACACCCCTAACTTTAGTTTTATAATATCATACAATATTTATGTACCAACTATCAGTAACATACCATTAACTTTATTTGCCCTCTAGGAATATAATCCTGCTTacaacaaaataagttatatattGGCacaagatctttttttttttttaaatcggtTGGACCTATAGTTGTGTTTTTCAAACGCGGCCATAGGCCCTACCCAATAAAACACCGCTGCAAACGCTAAAAACATAGCTATAGAAATGCCCTATAGTTGCGTTTTATAGAACGCGGCTATAAGTATATAGTTTTAGTCTCATTTATAAAAACATGGCTAGAGGGCAGCAATAGCCGTGTTTTTTGTAAATGCGGCTAAAAAAATGCCCCTATTGCTAGCCTTTTTTGTAGTGAGAGGAGGTTTTATTACGTTGCAGATTGCTTGAATTTCAACCAATCCTTCAACTGATTGGGTATCAAATAGctttaatcaattaattcttgaaactttatcccaaaaaaaaaaaaaaaaaaaaaaaatcttgaaacatGTATGATTAATGGAGTTAAAGATTGAATGTATTAGGATGGAAGAGCCCGTGGAAGCACTTGGAACAATCCACTTTAGGTAAAACAGTGAATGGTATAGGTTGATTAATTCCACAAAAGAACCCTGGCTACTTGAGCATTTGGATTTATTCTCTTGACTGCTCACTTGATGCAGGCACAAGCAGCCTTCTTATTCGCAAAGGATGATGCAAGCTGTTGATTATTGCCTTGAATTTGGTGGCAAAGtcagaaattttttcaaaattaaattgatcAATAATTTTCAAGCACAcaaaataatatacatatattctttcaaaaaaaaaaacatagtttattcttaaaatatgtcttcaaaataatttattctagggacccaaaaaaatgaattcTATATGTTATTTTCTCAAATctaagaaaatttcatcaagtcagttttatataattcaagataaatattatttatgctTATGCCTCTCACTAACAATAGACAATTCAAGCTTTGTATCTCTCTCCTTTTAGTAGCTAACTTCCACGAAGCTGCACTTGCATCATGTTGAATTCCatacaagctttgaagaaacaTCAATGGCGGAATGaaaactcagagagagagagaaaggaatgaTGTTAAACTTGTATATCGAATTAATTATAAGTTTACAATGCTCTGTTCTTTATATAGTGTGAACAGAGGCGGGAAAGCTGAATAACAGAAGGGAAGCAGAATAACAGAAAACTAACTGCCTAACCAATCCAAACTGTACACGTGGAATAACAGCTAACAAACTCATTAACCTATATACAAAACGACAGCCGTTTATGATTATGAAtatctaaactaaactaaactactGTAGCTTAGCTCTATATTTACAAAAGCTTTATAACACAAACACCGATATCCATATCCTATAACAAACTcaatactccccctcaagatgaaCCATAGATATTGATCAGGTTCATCTTGGATAGAAGGAAGTAAAATTGTTTGTATCCAAGAGCTTTGGTGAAGAAGTCAGCAATCTGGTGTCTGGTGGGCACATGAAAGGTTTTAATCACCCCATCCTGAATCTTACTTCGAATGTAGTGACAATCAACCTCTATGTGCTTTGTACGTTCGTGAAATACTGGATTTGCAGCAATGTAGAGAGCTGCCTTGCTATCACAGTACAAAGAGGTTGGATGATTGTGATCTAAGCCAAAAGTTCTAAGTAAAGCCAACAGCCAGACAAGCTCACTTGTGACAGTAGCTATTGCACGATACTCAGATTCTGCTGATGATCTGGACACTACCTGTTGCTTTTTACATTTCCAGGATATAAGGGAGTCACCAAGAAAGACACAAAATCCTGAAACAGATCGTCTAGTGTCTGGGCAagctgcccaatcagcatcacaGTAGGCTTTGAGCTTCAACTCAGAGCTTGCAGATAGAAATAAACCCTGCCCTGGTGTTTTCTTAAGATATTTAAGTATCTTATAAACTGCTTGTAAATGAGGAATCTGAGGTGAACTCATAAATTGACTCAGTTTGTGCACTGAGTAGCAAATATCAGGTCTGGTAAGAGTCAGATAAAGCAGTTTGCCTATAAGTCTTCTATACAAAGATGGATCAGGTGCAGCCTCTCCCATTGAACTCCtaaatttgattgattgatccATAGGCACATTAGCAGGCTTGCTTGCTAGCAGACCTGTATCAGATAGCAGCTCCAAAACAAACTTCCTTTGACATAAACTGATACCTTTCTCAGTCCTAGCAACCTCAAGGCCTAAGAAATACTTCAAAGTACCAAGATCCTTGAGTTTGAACTTGGCATCTAGGAAAACCTTGAAGGTATTGACTGCCTCCACATTGTTACTAGCTATCAAaatgtcatccacatagacTAGCAAGATGAGAATTGAACCCTTGCTGACTTTAGTGAAGACAGAGTAATCTGATTTAGATTGGATAAAACCATGATCAAGGAGAGCAGATGAGAGCTTAGCAAACCATTGTCTACTGGCCTGTTTCAACCCATAAAGGGATTTAGTGAGTTTGCACACCTCCCCCTTGCTGCCAAATCCAGGAGGAGGGACCATATACACTTCCTCAGTCAATTCCCCATGTAAAAAAGCATTGTTTACATCTAACTGGGACAGATGCCAACCATACACAGCAGCCATAGCCAAAAGGGTCCTAACAGTCACAAATTTCACCACAGGAGAGAAGGTCTCAAAGTAATCAACACCCTCAGTCTGAGTAAAGCCTTTAGCAACCAATCTAGCCTTGTACCTCTCAATGGAGCCATCAGCTTTAAGCTTAATTTTGTAAACCCACTTGCACCC
The sequence above is drawn from the Quercus lobata isolate SW786 chromosome 12, ValleyOak3.0 Primary Assembly, whole genome shotgun sequence genome and encodes:
- the LOC115971566 gene encoding LEAF RUST 10 DISEASE-RESISTANCE LOCUS RECEPTOR-LIKE PROTEIN KINASE-like 2.8 isoform X2, whose translation is MFMYYRKNSSTSMAGGLTLSAVLTAFIALVLVHETCSATAKVNHHCAPSSCGNIHNISFPFRLKNDPEKCGESSYELSCDENNHTVLSLFERKYYVQEINYNNYTIRIVDSGIQKDNYSSTPSYSLNRHNFSQYPSAYTTYPELSWSVVWMSCEKPVNSPFYLDASTCNIDNGDQYPSNSSISHFKRYRYVKVGRTNATDVVDLCKVEQMFITSWPGNDDPSNISCADVHNELVYGFELSWLRGFCKS
- the LOC115971566 gene encoding uncharacterized protein LOC115971566 isoform X1, which produces MFMYYRKNSSTSMAGGLTLSAVLTAFIALVLVHETCSATAKVNHHCAPSSCGNIHNISFPFRLKNDPEKCGESSYELSCDENNHTVLSLFERKYYVQEINYNNYTIRIVDSGIQKDNYSSTPSYSLNRHNFSQYPSAYTTYLLKRTEYEGISFSELSWSVVWMSCEKPVNSPFYLDASTCNIDNGDQYPSNSSISHFKRYRYVKVGRTNATDVVDLCKVEQMFITSWPGNDDPSNISCADVHNELVYGFELSWLRGFCKS
- the LOC115971565 gene encoding putative RING-H2 finger protein ATL21A translates to MDISLRIVIPTLLLFVLFIVDLGEGHKWCPEVRCGDHGPDVRFPFQLIKDRQPDHHGGFDLYCNDKDDTVLELSTSVKAFVKKIDYKSQSIEVTDSDGCFPRKIRGLKLNLSSSSFQFKNDLSDYALFKCTPDTESSSYLIPCLSSFSTSVYAFPSERDIDDLSILSCTKMYSVSSVPFYIWRSHSLQLTWSGSECGRGEVKGNNCRFEENSTDVRTECKDKGTYCIISTQFPLLLSHKFFTFQANMYLILSTSVYKCSATVISCNQSWGAKLCLNCYESAPRSPVTFHHVAGGFKEPTPSQLVIHSSSFFFVLYRTLFLPFIFCVICPFELHCFVS